A section of the Aerosakkonema funiforme FACHB-1375 genome encodes:
- a CDS encoding MBL fold metallo-hydrolase, with the protein MPKQPRAVLDTIFAFPPNRDTLGATAYLIVENETNILVDCPAWDEENQKFLQERGGVSWLFITHRGGIGKAREIQQAFGCRVSIQEQEAYLLPKLDVTTFRQELALTPQTQAIWTSGHSPGSACLYYSALGGVLFAGRHLLPDKEGVPVPLRTSKTFHWPRQIRSVQLLRDRFSPETLNYICPGGNTGFLRGKGAIDRAYQHLASLDLDALLLAKAVL; encoded by the coding sequence ATGCCCAAACAACCACGGGCTGTCTTGGACACGATTTTTGCCTTTCCACCCAATCGAGATACGTTGGGAGCAACAGCCTATCTTATTGTAGAAAACGAAACCAATATTCTGGTTGATTGTCCGGCTTGGGACGAGGAAAATCAGAAATTTTTACAGGAACGCGGTGGGGTATCGTGGCTGTTTATCACTCACCGAGGCGGTATTGGTAAGGCGCGAGAAATTCAGCAGGCTTTTGGCTGTCGGGTTTCGATCCAAGAACAGGAAGCTTATTTATTGCCTAAATTAGATGTAACGACATTTCGGCAAGAGTTGGCCCTCACTCCTCAAACGCAAGCGATCTGGACAAGCGGACACTCTCCCGGTTCTGCTTGTCTTTATTACAGCGCTTTGGGTGGGGTGTTGTTCGCGGGGCGTCATTTATTGCCGGACAAGGAAGGCGTACCTGTACCTCTGCGAACTTCTAAAACTTTTCATTGGCCGCGACAAATTCGCAGCGTGCAGTTATTGCGCGATCGCTTTTCGCCTGAGACTCTCAATTATATCTGTCCCGGTGGGAATACAGGATTTTTGCGGGGCAAAGGGGCGATCGATCGAGCTTACCAGCACTTGGCTAGTTTGGATTTAGATGCTTTACTTTTGGCTAAAGCTGTGCTTTAA